The DNA segment GTCAATAGGCAAGAGAATCGCCGCTGCAAAACCCTGGGACGCGTTACTTCGGGGGCGGTGGCTGCAGGGAACGGCTCACGGCTCAGATACCCGTGCGGCTTCCCAAAACCGCGGGCCTTTCTCCCGTGGTGCGGAACATTCCCGCGGCTGTCCAGGATATAATCATCCTCCGCGGGAGAAAGGGCGCGCCCGACCGGTAAGGGGGCGGCGCCGACTTCTCGCGAAGGAGACGTTGTGGAAGCACTGAGGCGGTTTCGCCGGATGGCGGTGGGAGTAGGACTCCCGTTGACAGGAGTCGCGGCCGCCGGCGGGTATTTCGTGTCTCCCGCGCTGGGCAAAGGCTTGTTAGGCGGGGGCATTGTGGGGCTCCTGGCTTTCTGGATTCTGGCCCGGCAGACCGAGAAACTCGCAATGCTGCCGCATGAGAAGAGGCGTGCTGCCACGTATGCGTGGACGGCCCTGCGCCTGCTCTGCTACGGGGTTGTCCTGGCATGGGCATCCCGCCTGGACCCGCATCCCCTGCAGGGATTGC comes from the Candidatus Hydrogenedentota bacterium genome and includes:
- a CDS encoding ATP synthase subunit I, whose product is MEALRRFRRMAVGVGLPLTGVAAAGGYFVSPALGKGLLGGGIVGLLAFWILARQTEKLAMLPHEKRRAATYAWTALRLLCYGVVLAWASRLDPHPLQGLLGATAGLFIIQGVLLFLGLTGLGLKAGNDPRR